DNA sequence from the Entomomonas asaccharolytica genome:
TACCATGCGTTAGTCTTTTTTAAGACCTTCAATAAGTACGGGACATGGGGCATTTTCAATTACTTTCATACAGGTTGATGGGTCAAATAGTCGAGAAATTTTCGACATTTGACGATGCCCCATAATTATTAGTCCAGCATTAATTTGTTCTGCATATTGTACAATTTGTTCGGACGGATCACCTGTCACAATATGTGCTTTTACTTTTATATCAGACTTTCTAAGAAACTCTAGTGATTCTTGAATTAATTGATTGGCTGCTCTTTGTTCATCACTGGCAGCTGAAATAGCTTCCTCATCCTCATCATAGACAGGGTCAATAGTAAAAGCGATATCACCCACGTAAATTAGATGGGCCTCTGTATAAAGGGCACAAAATGGTTTTGCTAATTCAAGGATATGTCGAGTGTATTTAGAACCATCAATTGCAATTAGTATAGAATTAAACATAGTGATAGCCTTTAAAGAAGAATGTTTATTGTTATATTAAATGAAAATTTAATAATTACTATGCGCAATATCAGATTATTGGATAAAATCTAATATTGACCTCATGATACATTATTGTGAAGTTTCTTGATTTAAATTTATTAATTGTTACGATATTTTGTTACAGTACCCAAGTATGGCTAAAACAATGAAAAGTATTACCGAAACTACACCAAGGATTTGTACCGTTATTGGTGTGGACAAGTGGTAAGTTAAAGCTACCTTAAATATATTTGGGTAAAAGGAATAGATAAAACAAATAGTTATTCAATTAATAAATTTATTTTGTTATTACCGTAGTTCATGTCCATAAGAACAGCGTTTATCAGTAATGGATTTAGTAGTTAAGTGTAGAATAAATTTTAAACACTTCTTTAACTATGAGCATAATTATAACAAGTTTATGAATAATTTATTCAAAATTGACGAAATTTGTCACTATTAGTCTTATCTTACGATTTTTTCCTAATTTTGCTATACCACAGATAAGAAAACTCAAATTTTAAATTGTTTTTAATGCTAGTTAATACAAATAGATATAATTTTTTTGAATTTATTTCAAATATTGGTCTACTTTTTGCGTTATTAATTATAACACTAGGATAAGAGAGATGAAGAAAGCAAATTATGGCTTTACATTAATCGAAATCATGATAGTGATCGCTATCATTGCCATTTTGGCTGCTATAGCTGTGCCCATGTATCAGAATTATATTACACGAGCAAAGTTAGCAGAGGTATTTTCTATGGCCTCAGGATTAAAAAGTCGTATTGCTGAGTCTTACTCACTAAAGCAAACTTGTCCAGTTAATACGAATGCTGCTGATCAAGGTGTTTTAAAACCAGCAGACTATGCGACCCAGATTATAGAAGAGATTACTATAACAACGGGGACAAATGGTTGTGATATTAATGTCAAAATCCGATCTGATGCGGCATTAGTATCCTCTGCGCGTGGTAAGACAATTACTTTGCAATTGGCTGCTGGTAATACATCAGGTGCATATTCTTGGGATTGTGTAACTGATATGTCAGCAAGTGACGCAGGAAAATATTTACCAAACATTTGTCATCAATAAATAGCGTTTGCCATACTTAGCCCTCTAATAGAGGGCTTTTTTTATTTCTTCAATTGTTTTACAGCAGTTGATAATTCATTACACAATTTTAACACTGCATCAACTGCTTGTTCTTTGCTTGCAGCTTGTTCAATTTGACTTACTAAGGCAGAGCCTACTACTACCCCATCAGCTAATTTAGCAATAGCCGTGGCTTGTTCAGGTGTTTTTATGCCAAAGCCAACACAAATGGGTAATGCAGTATGTCTATGAAGTCTACTCATTGCCTCAGTAATCTGTTCTTCAGTAGCACTACCTGCACCAGTTATACCTGCTACAGAAACATAGTAAACAAATCCTGAGCTATTATTTAATGCTTGTGGCAGACGTTTATCATCTGTTGTTGGTGTGGTTAAACGAATAAAATCTATACCTACTGCTTGTGCAGGAGTACAGAGATCAGCATCATGTTCTGCTGGTAGGTCTACGATGATTAGGCCATCAACTCCTGCATTAGCCGCATCTTTGGAAAAGCGTTCCACACCATAATGATGAATAGGATTAAAGTAACCCATTAAGACAATGGGGGTAGTTTGATTTTGTTGCCGAAATGCTGTAACCATTTCAAGGGTCTTAGCTAGATTCTGACCATTTGCTAAAGCGCGTAATGATGCTTTTTGAATAGTAGGGCCATCTGCCATTGGGTCAGTAAAAGGCATGCCTAATTCAACAATATCAGCACCAGCGGATGGTAATTGTTGAAGTAGACTTAATGAGGTTTGGTAATCAGGATCACCTGCTGTTAAAAAGGTAACGAGAGCAGTTTGATTTTGTTGTTTAAGCTTAGCAAAACAATTCTTTATACGACTCATAATTGATGTTCCTTAATATAACTCATCACGGTTTGCATATCCTTATCACCACGTCCTGAAAGATTCACAACCATTAAGTGGTCTTTAGGCAATATAGGTGCGCGCTTTATTACCTCAGCTAACGCATGAGCTGATTCAAGTGCAGGAATAATACCTTCCAAACGGCAGCAAGTTTGAAATGCTTCCATTGCTTCATCGTCATTAATAGAGACATATTCAGCACGTTTTATTTCATGTAACCATGAGTGTTCAGGGCCAATGCCTGGATAATCAAGCCCAGCAGAAATAGAGTGAGCATCAATAATTTGACCATCACTATTTTGAAGTAAATAGGTGCGATTGCCATGTAAAACACCGGGCTTACCACCTGTTAGGCTAGCGGCATGCTTATCGGTATTGACACCATGACCCCCAGCTTCTACACCAATTAACTGAACATCTTTATCATTAATAAAGGGATGAAAAATCCCCATAGCATTTGAGCCACCACCAACACAGGCTACTACACTATCTGGCAAACGGCCTTGTTTTTCGAGCATTTGTTGCTTTGTTTCCTTGCCAATAACTGATTGGAAATCACGAACCATGGCTGGATATGGATGAGGGCCTGCAACAGTTCCTATAAGATAAAAAGTGTCTGCAACATTGGTTACCCAGTCGCGTAAAGCCTCATTCATGGCATCTTTGAGTGTACCTGTACCAGATTGCACAGGAATAACTTCAGCACCTAGTAATTTCATACGAAAAACATTAGCTTGCTGGCGTTCAATATCAGTAGAACCCATATAAACAACACATGGTAAACCAAAACGTGCAGCAACAGTTGCTGAGGCTACACCATGCATGCCAGCACCAGTTTCTGCAATAATACGAGTTTTACCCATACGTTTGGCCAATAGAATTTGACCAATACAGTTATTAATCTTATGCGCACCTGTGTGATTGAGTTCTTCACGCTTAAGGTAAATTTGTGCGCCACCGCAATATTCTGTTAAACGTTCAGCAAAATAAAGTGGGCTAGGTCTACCTACATAATCTTTTTGAAAATAAGCTAATTCTTCTAAAAATGTAGGGTCATTTTTGGCTGCTGTATATTCTTTGTCCAAATCTAAAATCAATGGCATTAAAGTTTCAGCAACATAACGACCACCAAATGGGCCAAATAAGCCTTTGGCATCAGGCGCGTTATACGTTGAAGACATGATTACTCCACAAGTGGTATCAGGAATGAGTGGTTTATTTTATAGTTTATTATAACAAGTTCCCAATAATAAATTGTTTTTAATTCAAGCAATCGTTTTTATAAAGATTAATAAATGCCCACATCTAATAAGTAATCTTTAAGATATAGCGT
Encoded proteins:
- a CDS encoding universal stress protein, whose protein sequence is MFNSILIAIDGSKYTRHILELAKPFCALYTEAHLIYVGDIAFTIDPVYDEDEEAISAASDEQRAANQLIQESLEFLRKSDIKVKAHIVTGDPSEQIVQYAEQINAGLIIMGHRQMSKISRLFDPSTCMKVIENAPCPVLIEGLKKD
- a CDS encoding pilin encodes the protein MKKANYGFTLIEIMIVIAIIAILAAIAVPMYQNYITRAKLAEVFSMASGLKSRIAESYSLKQTCPVNTNAADQGVLKPADYATQIIEEITITTGTNGCDINVKIRSDAALVSSARGKTITLQLAAGNTSGAYSWDCVTDMSASDAGKYLPNICHQ
- the trpA gene encoding tryptophan synthase subunit alpha — protein: MSRIKNCFAKLKQQNQTALVTFLTAGDPDYQTSLSLLQQLPSAGADIVELGMPFTDPMADGPTIQKASLRALANGQNLAKTLEMVTAFRQQNQTTPIVLMGYFNPIHHYGVERFSKDAANAGVDGLIIVDLPAEHDADLCTPAQAVGIDFIRLTTPTTDDKRLPQALNNSSGFVYYVSVAGITGAGSATEEQITEAMSRLHRHTALPICVGFGIKTPEQATAIAKLADGVVVGSALVSQIEQAASKEQAVDAVLKLCNELSTAVKQLKK
- the trpB gene encoding tryptophan synthase subunit beta, whose protein sequence is MSSTYNAPDAKGLFGPFGGRYVAETLMPLILDLDKEYTAAKNDPTFLEELAYFQKDYVGRPSPLYFAERLTEYCGGAQIYLKREELNHTGAHKINNCIGQILLAKRMGKTRIIAETGAGMHGVASATVAARFGLPCVVYMGSTDIERQQANVFRMKLLGAEVIPVQSGTGTLKDAMNEALRDWVTNVADTFYLIGTVAGPHPYPAMVRDFQSVIGKETKQQMLEKQGRLPDSVVACVGGGSNAMGIFHPFINDKDVQLIGVEAGGHGVNTDKHAASLTGGKPGVLHGNRTYLLQNSDGQIIDAHSISAGLDYPGIGPEHSWLHEIKRAEYVSINDDEAMEAFQTCCRLEGIIPALESAHALAEVIKRAPILPKDHLMVVNLSGRGDKDMQTVMSYIKEHQL